A genome region from Sceloporus undulatus isolate JIND9_A2432 ecotype Alabama chromosome 1, SceUnd_v1.1, whole genome shotgun sequence includes the following:
- the PRSS54 gene encoding inactive serine protease 54 isoform X2, translating into MRSLPQAPEATVELPWMVSLQDLQGKHLAFGSFLSEQWLLSKASGLRNSTQVLALASVTGPMGPRSLLLPIDVIIPHKDFDELTLDHNIALLRIAAPIQIDETVWYICFPYPNFPPEALQDCWVVGWLHPQTGSSSPQKLLVEDVDPCPLHRTMATECCSHREGDNVSGCLGYPGNSVVCQAQGTGQWVLKGMLTDGGARCYGPFLYTRVAYYSDWIMATTSRWGSPVFPIPLRRHFASQAEHRQEMVDPFIDEEDLGDWEAPSAVSEDLPGLNGTDWLNASNQGPIESRAKSAPIYYDYYSGETYPISTAALGQLPWGTGGIFSAGFLLHCLTWWVTVQGPD; encoded by the exons ATGCGCTCTCTTCCTCAGGCACCTGAAGCTACAGTGGAACTCCCTTGGATGGTGTCTTTGCAGGACCTGCAGGGCAAACATCTGGCCTTCGGTAGCTTCCTGAGTGAGCAATGGCTCCTGAGCAAAGCCTCCGGCCTCCGCAACAG CACCCAGGTCCTGGCCCTGGCCAGTGTCACGGGTCCAATGGGGCCCAGAAGCCTGCTGCTGCCCATTGATGTCATCATCCCTCACAAGGACTTTGATGAACTCACGCTGGACCACAACATCGCCCTCCTGAGAATAGCCGCCCCGATCCAGATCGATGAGACGGTGTGGTACATCTGCTTCCCGTACCCAAACTTTCCCCCAGAAGCTCTGCAGGACTGCTGGGTCGTGGGCTGGCTGCACCCACAGACAG GGAGCAGCTCTCCACAGAAGCTCTTGGTGGAAGATGTCGATCCTTGTCCTCTGCACAGGACCATGGCCACAGAATGCTGCAGCCACAGGGAAGGTGACAATGTGTCTGGATGCCTG GGTTATCCCGGGAACTCGGTCGTGTGCCAAGCACAGGGGACTGGGCAGTGGGTGCTGAAGGGAATGCTGACCGATGGTGGCGCAAGGTGCTATGGGCCATTTCTTTACACCCGGGTTGCGTATTACAGCGATTGGATCATGGCCACCACATCCCGGTGGGGCTCCCCTGTCTTTCCCATCCCTCTCAGGAGACATTTTGCCTCCCAGGCAGAGCACCGGCAAGAGATGGTCGATCCCTTTATTGACGAGGAGGACCTGGGCGACTGGGAGGCCCCAAGCGCTGTCTCAGAGGACCTTCCGGGCCTCAATGGGACAGACTGGCTCAATGCAAGCAACCAAGGGCCCATCGAGTCACGGGCCAAGTCTGCTCCCATCTACTACGACTACTACAGTGGGGAAACCTACCCCATTTCGACTGCAGCGTTAGGCCAGCTGCCATGGGGAACTGGAGGCATCTTCTCTGCTGGCTTCCTGCTCCATTGTCTGACTTGGTGGGTGACTGTGCAAGGCCCAGACTAG
- the CCDC113 gene encoding coiled-coil domain-containing protein 113 isoform X1: MATPGPPSSPYPCPAAMADEESERESVRTGESREPVEELEQDLSQLSLEELAALVEETRRGNAILKLQMDMFEKHVNRLESQKMATERHGSSVDLGQAPYGRGRRKSKSRIPTERPVCLTMEQKCDLVQRELEETKEEMRRMKESSERTMQNLQAVLEEADIRGIDIKKAAADFEKEIIKTITKKKGSVIASNKVLQYMEDKMRKRDALKEKFRLKNDSLKVQVKKMQTQLKQKEELGEALHEVDFQQLKIENAQFLEKIDERNQELLQLKMMVGSTQQALNFYKEKLQSATAMADCLSKDIAQRKESLGRIDRELILAEAERAKAEALNKKLRKQLAENKVPPVLNYVHETMALQKLEGEIKIWERKVEIAELTLQTYRSACHRAKMPRKQLHEFFPEEQTSTQVQEDLRQRERLPRIPQPGR, translated from the exons ATGGCGACCCCTGGGCCTCCATCCTCTCCTTATCCTTGTCCGGCCGCGATGGCTGACGAGGAATCGGAGCGGGAGAGCGTCCGCACGGGCGAGTCGAGGGAGCCGGTGGAGGAGCTGGAGCAGGACCTGAGCCAGCTCTCCTTGGAGGAGCTCGCCGCCTTGGTGGAGGAGACCAG GCGCGGCAATGCCATCCTCAAACTCCAGATGGACATGTTTGAGAAACATGTCAACCGACTGGAGTCCCAGAAAATGGCCACAGAAAGGCACGGCTCTTCAGTGGACCTGGGACAAGCGCCATAC GGACGAGGCAGGCGCAAGTCTAAGTCCCGCATCCCAACAGAGCGCCCTGTCTGCCTGACCATGGAGCAGAAATGTGACCTGGTCCAGAGGGAACTGGAGGAGACCAAAGAGGAGATGCGGCGGATGAAGGAGAGCTCAGAGAGGACCATGCAGAACCTCCAG GCAGTCCTAGAGGAAGCAGACATTCGCGGGATAGATATTAAGAAAGCTGCTGCAGACTTTGAAAAAGAGATAATCAAAACCATCACCAAGAAGAAAGGGAGCGTCATCGCTTCTAATAAGGTGCTGCAATACATGGAAGACAAGATGCGCAAGAGG GATGCCCTGAAAGAGAAATTCCGCTTGAAAAACGATTCCCTCAAAGTCCAGGTGAAGAAAATGCAGACACAGCTGAAGCAG AAAGAGGAGCTGGGAGAGGCCCTTCATGAAGTAGATTTTCAACAGCTGAAGATTGAGAACGCTCAGTTCCTGGAGAAGATTGATGAAAGGAACCAGGAATTGCTGCAGCTGAAGATGATGGTGGGCAGCACGCAGCAGGCCCTCAACTTCTACAAA GAGAAACTGCAAAGTGCCACCGCCATGGCCGACTGCCTGTCAAAGGACATCGCCCAGAGAAAGGAGTCCCTGGGCAGAATTGACCGTGAATTAATCCTTGCTGAGGCG GAACGGGCCAAGGCTGAGGCCCTGAACAAAAAGCTACggaagcagctggctgaaaaCAAAGTGCCTCCAGTCCTCAACTATGTCCATGAGACGATGGCTCTCCAAAAGCTTGAAGGAGAAATCAAAATCTGGGAGAGGAAGGTGGAGATTGCAGAG CTGACCTTACAGACCTATCGCAGTGCTTGTCACAGGGCAAAGATGCCCAGGAAACAGCTGCATGAGTTCTTTCCTGAGGAACAGACCAGCACCCAGGTTCAAGAGGACCTCCGACAAAGAGAGCGTTTGCCAAGAATCCCGCAGCCTGGCCGCTGA
- the DHRS1 gene encoding dehydrogenase/reductase SDR family member 1: MAGGEGPLAGRVCVVTGASRGIGKGIALQLSAAGATVYITGRNREALEAAAAEVRARGGKCVPVSCDSSKEAEVAALFDRVRAEQGGRLDVLVNNAFSGVGALTAEAGRPFWEGASPAALWDQVNGAGLRGHYLCAAHAARLMAPAGRGLMVVISSPGGLRYMFGVAYGVGKAACDRLAADTAVELRPFGVASVSLWPGLVRTEALEETAQKDPSQGSPLFKKLREKLGVIGESPEVSGKCVVALASDPGVLRHSGKVLLTPELARRYRFKDVDGREVFHYLSVRELLSEAVPSMAPLFRLLIPGFVTVPKWALSLYASKFAVYRPILHSPPKASKKD; this comes from the coding sequence ATGGCGGGCGGCGAGGGTCCCTTGGCGGGGCGCGTGTGCGTGGTGACGGGCGCCTCCCGGGGCATCGGGAAGGGCATCGCGCTGCAGCTCTCGGCGGCGGGGGCCACGGTCTACATCACGGGGCGGAACCGGGAGGCGctggaggcggcggcggcggaggtgCGGGCGCGGGGCGGGAAGTGCGTGCCGGTGTCGTGCGACTCGTCGAAGGAGGCGGAGGTGGCGGCGCTGTTCGATCGCGTGCGGGCGGAGCAGGGCGGGCGGCTGGACGTGCTGGTGAACAACGCCTTCTCCGGGGTGGGCGCCCTCACCGCCGAGGCCGGCAGGCCCTTCTGGGAGGGCGCCTCGCCCGCCGCCCTCTGGGACCAGGTCAACGGCGCCGGGCTCCGCGGGCACTACCTCTGCGCCGCCCACGCCGCCCGCCTCATGGCCCCCGCCGGCAGGGGCCTGATGGTGGTCATCTCCTCGCCCGGGGGGCTGCGCTACATGTTCGGCGTCGCCTACGGCGTCGGGAAGGCCGCCTGCGACCGCTTAGCCGCCGACACCGCCGTGGAGCTGAGGCCCTTCGGCGTCGCCTCCGTCTCCCTCTGGCCAGGCCTGGTCCGCACCGAGGCCCTCGAGGAGACCGCCCAGAAGGATCCCTCCCAGGGCTCCCCGCTTTTCAAGAAGCTGCGAGAGAAGCTGGGCGTCATCGGGGAGTCCCCCGAAGTGAGCGGGAAGTGCGTGGTGGCCCTGGCCTCCGACCCGGGCGTCCTCCGCCACTCGGGCAAAGTCCTGCTCACCCCGGAGCTGGCCCGACGCTACCGCTTCAAGGACGTCGACGGCAGGGAGGTCTTCCACTACCTCTCCGTCCGGGAGCTCCTCTCCGAAGCCGTGCCCAGCATGGCCCCCCTCTTCCGCCTCCTCATCCCGGGCTTCGTCACCGTCCCCAAGTGGGCCCTCTCCCTCTACGCCAGCAAGTTCGCCGTCTACCGCCCCATCCTGCACTCGCCCCCCAAGGCCTCCAAGAAGGACTGA
- the CCDC113 gene encoding coiled-coil domain-containing protein 113 isoform X2 has protein sequence MGLKRRESHLWSEDLERRGNAILKLQMDMFEKHVNRLESQKMATERHGSSVDLGQAPYGRGRRKSKSRIPTERPVCLTMEQKCDLVQRELEETKEEMRRMKESSERTMQNLQAVLEEADIRGIDIKKAAADFEKEIIKTITKKKGSVIASNKVLQYMEDKMRKRDALKEKFRLKNDSLKVQVKKMQTQLKQKEELGEALHEVDFQQLKIENAQFLEKIDERNQELLQLKMMVGSTQQALNFYKEKLQSATAMADCLSKDIAQRKESLGRIDRELILAEAERAKAEALNKKLRKQLAENKVPPVLNYVHETMALQKLEGEIKIWERKVEIAELTLQTYRSACHRAKMPRKQLHEFFPEEQTSTQVQEDLRQRERLPRIPQPGR, from the exons ATGGGGTTGAAAAGGCGGGAGAGCCATCTCTGGAGCGAAGATCTAGAAAG GCGCGGCAATGCCATCCTCAAACTCCAGATGGACATGTTTGAGAAACATGTCAACCGACTGGAGTCCCAGAAAATGGCCACAGAAAGGCACGGCTCTTCAGTGGACCTGGGACAAGCGCCATAC GGACGAGGCAGGCGCAAGTCTAAGTCCCGCATCCCAACAGAGCGCCCTGTCTGCCTGACCATGGAGCAGAAATGTGACCTGGTCCAGAGGGAACTGGAGGAGACCAAAGAGGAGATGCGGCGGATGAAGGAGAGCTCAGAGAGGACCATGCAGAACCTCCAG GCAGTCCTAGAGGAAGCAGACATTCGCGGGATAGATATTAAGAAAGCTGCTGCAGACTTTGAAAAAGAGATAATCAAAACCATCACCAAGAAGAAAGGGAGCGTCATCGCTTCTAATAAGGTGCTGCAATACATGGAAGACAAGATGCGCAAGAGG GATGCCCTGAAAGAGAAATTCCGCTTGAAAAACGATTCCCTCAAAGTCCAGGTGAAGAAAATGCAGACACAGCTGAAGCAG AAAGAGGAGCTGGGAGAGGCCCTTCATGAAGTAGATTTTCAACAGCTGAAGATTGAGAACGCTCAGTTCCTGGAGAAGATTGATGAAAGGAACCAGGAATTGCTGCAGCTGAAGATGATGGTGGGCAGCACGCAGCAGGCCCTCAACTTCTACAAA GAGAAACTGCAAAGTGCCACCGCCATGGCCGACTGCCTGTCAAAGGACATCGCCCAGAGAAAGGAGTCCCTGGGCAGAATTGACCGTGAATTAATCCTTGCTGAGGCG GAACGGGCCAAGGCTGAGGCCCTGAACAAAAAGCTACggaagcagctggctgaaaaCAAAGTGCCTCCAGTCCTCAACTATGTCCATGAGACGATGGCTCTCCAAAAGCTTGAAGGAGAAATCAAAATCTGGGAGAGGAAGGTGGAGATTGCAGAG CTGACCTTACAGACCTATCGCAGTGCTTGTCACAGGGCAAAGATGCCCAGGAAACAGCTGCATGAGTTCTTTCCTGAGGAACAGACCAGCACCCAGGTTCAAGAGGACCTCCGACAAAGAGAGCGTTTGCCAAGAATCCCGCAGCCTGGCCGCTGA
- the PRSS54 gene encoding inactive serine protease 54 isoform X1, whose protein sequence is MARRRRWRRLQKLGCGWSVGSLLLLLRWSSLLWPPAAADTGCGTPASFAPMRSLPQAPEATVELPWMVSLQDLQGKHLAFGSFLSEQWLLSKASGLRNSTQVLALASVTGPMGPRSLLLPIDVIIPHKDFDELTLDHNIALLRIAAPIQIDETVWYICFPYPNFPPEALQDCWVVGWLHPQTGSSSPQKLLVEDVDPCPLHRTMATECCSHREGDNVSGCLGYPGNSVVCQAQGTGQWVLKGMLTDGGARCYGPFLYTRVAYYSDWIMATTSRWGSPVFPIPLRRHFASQAEHRQEMVDPFIDEEDLGDWEAPSAVSEDLPGLNGTDWLNASNQGPIESRAKSAPIYYDYYSGETYPISTAALGQLPWGTGGIFSAGFLLHCLTWWVTVQGPD, encoded by the exons atggccaggaggaggagatggaggaggctCCAAAAGCTG GGATGCGGCTGGTCTGTCGGAAGCCTGCTTCTCCTCCTGCGCTGGTCCTCCCTCCTTTGGCCTCCTGCTGCGGCCG ACACAGGGTGCGGCACACCGGCCAGCTTTGCTCCCATGCGCTCTCTTCCTCAGGCACCTGAAGCTACAGTGGAACTCCCTTGGATGGTGTCTTTGCAGGACCTGCAGGGCAAACATCTGGCCTTCGGTAGCTTCCTGAGTGAGCAATGGCTCCTGAGCAAAGCCTCCGGCCTCCGCAACAG CACCCAGGTCCTGGCCCTGGCCAGTGTCACGGGTCCAATGGGGCCCAGAAGCCTGCTGCTGCCCATTGATGTCATCATCCCTCACAAGGACTTTGATGAACTCACGCTGGACCACAACATCGCCCTCCTGAGAATAGCCGCCCCGATCCAGATCGATGAGACGGTGTGGTACATCTGCTTCCCGTACCCAAACTTTCCCCCAGAAGCTCTGCAGGACTGCTGGGTCGTGGGCTGGCTGCACCCACAGACAG GGAGCAGCTCTCCACAGAAGCTCTTGGTGGAAGATGTCGATCCTTGTCCTCTGCACAGGACCATGGCCACAGAATGCTGCAGCCACAGGGAAGGTGACAATGTGTCTGGATGCCTG GGTTATCCCGGGAACTCGGTCGTGTGCCAAGCACAGGGGACTGGGCAGTGGGTGCTGAAGGGAATGCTGACCGATGGTGGCGCAAGGTGCTATGGGCCATTTCTTTACACCCGGGTTGCGTATTACAGCGATTGGATCATGGCCACCACATCCCGGTGGGGCTCCCCTGTCTTTCCCATCCCTCTCAGGAGACATTTTGCCTCCCAGGCAGAGCACCGGCAAGAGATGGTCGATCCCTTTATTGACGAGGAGGACCTGGGCGACTGGGAGGCCCCAAGCGCTGTCTCAGAGGACCTTCCGGGCCTCAATGGGACAGACTGGCTCAATGCAAGCAACCAAGGGCCCATCGAGTCACGGGCCAAGTCTGCTCCCATCTACTACGACTACTACAGTGGGGAAACCTACCCCATTTCGACTGCAGCGTTAGGCCAGCTGCCATGGGGAACTGGAGGCATCTTCTCTGCTGGCTTCCTGCTCCATTGTCTGACTTGGTGGGTGACTGTGCAAGGCCCAGACTAG